A DNA window from Streptomyces sp. B21-083 contains the following coding sequences:
- a CDS encoding YnfA family protein, with the protein MSSSILRSVVLFLVAALFEIGGAWLVWQGVREHRGWVWIGAGMLALGAYGFVATLQPDAEFGRILAAYGGVFVAGSLAWGMAADGYRPDRWDVTGALICLAGMAVIMYAPRGD; encoded by the coding sequence ATGTCGTCGTCGATCCTCCGCTCCGTAGTCCTGTTCCTCGTAGCCGCCCTGTTCGAGATCGGCGGCGCCTGGCTCGTCTGGCAGGGCGTACGGGAGCACCGCGGCTGGGTGTGGATCGGCGCGGGCATGCTGGCACTGGGTGCGTACGGGTTCGTCGCCACCCTCCAGCCCGACGCTGAGTTCGGCCGCATCCTGGCCGCGTACGGCGGTGTCTTCGTCGCCGGTTCACTGGCCTGGGGCATGGCGGCGGACGGCTACCGCCCGGACCGCTGGGACGTGACGGGCGCGCTGATCTGCCTCGCCGGCATGGCCGTGATCATGTACGCCCCGCGCG